The Rhododendron vialii isolate Sample 1 chromosome 1a, ASM3025357v1 region TTAGCAACATTGTTCATTATTGCAAGTTCCTAAGCGATTTGATCTAATATCAACGAGAGATATGCATAATTATCTTTGTATTCCATCGTGTATTGTTAATTTGCTTCATGCAGATCCTATTGGCTTACAATACCCCAGAGATGTACTCTTTTAAGTCGTTCTAATGGGGTTcctctttaccaaaaaataaaaataaaactactgTACACAACATCATAATTTCCAATTCAAGACATAGACTGTTAATTACAACAATTCTTGAGTTTGTAGTAGAGGAAGGtatcaccttgtttggttcccatctcatctcattttccTCTCTACATGtttctcaatattttttttttctctatctctctccactcattacatcaaaaataactttaaaaaatgagaaccaaacaaggtcATTGCTTAGAGTTGTAAATGAACTAACTTACTTTAGCTCGATTCCTTAAAGGCTTGAGATTGACTTGAATCATAAATAAGATAAAACTGAATACTTTTTGATTTGAAACCAAACTTGAAGACCTGATTGCTCAACTTGCTTATATTCCTAATAAGTGAATGTAGCCAAGCCTCTTTTTaccatttctagtcaatttaGGAGTTAAGAGAGAATTCCAAGCCAAATCCACTTTAAAGGTTGGCCGTTCTAATGCCAAAACCCTTTGTAAAACAAACCTCCCACTAGTTACATTGCATTCTCTATGGATTTGACCTAGGACTTCCGAGTTATCATGCTACAATTGACCTAGCCCTATGCTTGAGGCAACCACTCCTATGACGAAAAGCTAGATCGCAAGCAACTACCTTCCACATGCCTTGTTTTTTCTCCTCCCAAATGGCAGAGTCTAGATAGAGAAAAGAATGACCAAAATGAAAATGCAAGGTTAGGATGCCATTATCAGTGCTTAAGATATTGTTTAGGCTATGCTATTTCATACTTTTCTTTGTTCAACAATCATATACACCCATTCTCTGGTATACATGTTGTAAGGTTttatgactctctctctctctctctctctcttcccttgtTCTTGGTGAATCGTGGCTTGCTTTACTTCATCTCAACTTGAAAATCTGATTCTATCTTCTTGATTATGTGGACGGAACAATGAATGGAAAGAGGATTGTGTAAGGAATGAATGTCAAATTGTAGACCCATCTCTTTAAATTCACTTATTTGACTCCGCTtctctttttgaatttttaatggatttaataatatttttataactTTTTACATTTGTGTTTAAAGAGTTGAGATGGTTAAGCGGTTGTTGGGGTGGCGTGAAGTAGAGACCGGAGCTTATTTTTAATGAGTGTTGTTAATGCCAAAATTGGAGTGCATAAAGCAAAAACAACGTGATTTGAAGGAAATTCCCCACTAAATGACTTGTCCATTACTTCCACTTAACGGAAATGGATGGAGAGTTAACATTAGCATCATAATGTGATTGTATGGGttaaaatattgaaaacatGGGATATTACTAACCCCCCTCGCCCCCCCGTCAGACCGCCCGACACAGGCCCCCTCCTTCCCCCTTTTACCCCCACCCCCCATGTGcgcgcactctctctctctcttttgttgtaaaattttaaatgctaataagttttttttcatgtattttttaaataaattatatatttttgaaatctactcaacgaaacctatcaaacgagcctaatattgatggtgaaataatgtaaaacggaaaaactatatttttgtagtagttTAATAATTTTAGCACATTGTATCTATTATTCCATCCACTTTTGTTCATAACTACCCATCcggattttctttttatcattttatcttcaattataaccacttatttaattttttttattcttttatctCCAATTATAACCACTCAttcagattttatttttatcctctTATCTTCAATTTTAACAACCcattcaaattttcttcttatcttcaTTTCTCAATATATATAACTGTTTCACACTTACTCTCATTCACCACATCCTCACAATTTTctcaactttcatttcattttcgtaattcaTAGAAGAACATTATGGATCAATACAATTGTTTATTTTTGGATAGTTGGTCAGTTGGGAACGATGTTGTAAATGATGTTCCTTGTGGGGAGAGTAGCTCCTACGTTGGGCGTGATTACACAGCCGAATTTACGACTGACCAGATTAGTTATTACTGTTAttattatacatatttgttacttattttgaaagtagGCTGCATAATGGTATGATTATACgtattcatttttcttgttatagATATTTGAAACTAGAGTTGTCATGTTAAATTGGGTACGGAGAGTTGGTAAGGAAAATAGTTTTGTGATTGTCATAAGTAAATTTGCTAGTATAAAGGGCAACAAGATGCCGAAGTGCATTCTTATTTGTGAAAGGAGAAAATTGTACAAACCGCTATCGGAAGGGCATTCAATGCAAAGGATTAGTTgaactaaaaaatgtgattgcCCATTTAAACTGCGAGGTGTAGCACAACCTCCAGACGGTGTCATATGGGGTTTGAAGGTTGATACATGTTTTCATAACCATGAACCAGCTAAAAGTTTTGAGGGAcatgagtacccgtcaaggctGACCCCAATCTAGCAGCTATTAATTCGTGACATGTCTAGCAGCACCTTGCCTTGAGAAATTCTTAGTTTTATGAGACAATAagatgtagacaccccattctggaccatTCAGATAACGCTCTAAAACGGtgttttatttccccaatgatgattatgatcaagaacagtctgaggacaatggtgtgtttgagctttgaacgttccgaacctcattcaaacccattttcaaacccttcaaaccagaaccaaacggccccagcgaaacccaaactggcttacgccagtactatGCTGATGTACGCCAGTTAACTGTCGCGTGTCGGTCATCAACCattgactcagttatcactggcgcacgcaggtcaaaacatggcgcacgccagtcaagcccagtcaaatcaactttattcagccacatgaaTGAGGCTTTTGTGTCACCCTGACGTGGGCTACagtccccctgatgattacactcgGCAGGGACGTTCCCTCTttctcctacaccctccatcaagccaagttCCATGCATTTAATACATGGGAGGCTCCTTCTCTtaacccaaccagccaaaccagcccttaacccaactgatctcagtctctctctcctctataaataccccccttgcattcatttgcaaggggttaaccacataaAAGAGCCCAAAGCCAtttttcctccctctctctctcttctcctcctccattgaaagaggaaggaaaGGAGTTTTTCAGTCACACACTCCACTGATATACACCCAACATTGTCATCATCCAATCTCTACCTCCCCAAACCAAAGCTCAAGCCATCCATTCAtcccaaccaaaggtataccacctttgtggttctttctgttttcgacccctgaggggaaccagtaaggtctaggctagtagtcaatactagtcctagccttaaactggtaaaatataacaatcgtgtgagatgaacaatggcgcacgccagtaccaTCATGCCGTACGCCGGTCATGGCAGTAtatgcactactggcgtggggatcattgatcatcgcTTTTTATTTGCTTATATTTCTgtcatcaccttagcatgctaataaccagttttacAGCTTTCCATAtcctagaactgtttagatgtagcgttcaatatttgcttttatcTGCTTTGAAAGGCTTCTGGGATTtctctggtcatgttccagagcccagataatgcaaagccaagcactagaTAAGGaaaataactggcgtacggcttcatttgactggcgtacggcagttatgccaagatccagtggctggcccttgcatcttaacTTAGTCTTGACCTCTTTtgtgtccccacactgtttttggggtattctgttgtccttcgtggcttgaagccattctATCtatctgtaactgtatatattctgctctatgaactgcgtggtttgttctgggtgtgcgccggtccctttccagagcccagagggttgcaaacaaaggcTGTGAGACCaaataagtggagtacgccagtttcgTGGTGGTGCGCAGGTCgtatcagcatgcagtgactcggccagtgcatgctggtgcggaGCCTGCTCGCATCCTTTCAGAGCAATgtactccaacttattcagactgctctcagtgcttgttctcaatctatgctCATCATTGCAagtaaaatcatcatccataaacattttgttatataactgcaacttgttacagttttaatccccattaactgttcccccgccctaattggctgaaaaagatcaatgagagaaaaatgcaaaagttttataaagtgcctgagtagagaccgatctccggattgggcgagaggggtgccataaaatccttcccctctcgtaacctggctcccgaacctcagatatcgaaggtgacgacggaccagtctatgtctttttcaaaatcaaacaaacgtggcaaacgtttttgagttcggttccttgggtgttttcaccgctaaaacccgagtggcgactctgaatcgaggcgtttcgccgcactttttcaaagagggccgcacccaattttataaataaaattctcCGGGGCACGTGCCCACACAAGACTCGTCAATTAGTACAAGAATCAGGAGCATTTACAATGTGAAGGCACTGTATAAGAAAGAGCAACTGGGAGGGTCTATCTTTTATTGGGTACATCTTGAAagaattaaatgaaaaaaaaaatttatgactaTCTTATAAATGAACACACCAACGAAATCACAAATATTCTTTGGGTTCATCCTAGAAGCCTAGAGCTATTTGTCAACTTTCCGTCCGTGTTGATTATTGATGCGACGTACAAGAGTAATGAGTATCAGATACCACTCTTAGaagttgtgggtatcacatccacaatgAAAACTTACTCTCTTATTCCAACCCAACATACAACACAAAATACAGGCGTCGACCTACAATTAGAGATGAGCAGAATAGAGGTCGCATACCTTCCTTCACAGTATCCACTTCAGAATCTCAGGCCTCCTTTATTCCAACATCGCGAATGAGAAATGGGAGGATCACCTCGTTCAGAAATTTCCTTCGCAGTATCAGCGTTATATTTCTCATTGTGTTGATGTTTGATCCGATGGTCATTGTGGCTTTAGGGTGATAGCCGCGCAATTCTTTGGTTCTGAAGATGAATGGGCTCAAGTACGACGGGACTTTATccaagagattgaacaaaattgggTCATGTACGATCAGCTTTATCCAGAACGTGATTATGTATACTAGGTGCTACAAAGACTTCGTTGCTTCCAGCCATCGGCACCAgaggatcattggatggattcTATACCATTGAGACTTGTCATCGCAACAACGTGCAACGTTGTACTGCATACATTCAATATGATTGCTTTGAGTTGTCTTACTCACTTATCGTTGAGCTCCCATCCAGTTTCATTCGTAGAGCGCAAACATATAGCTACTGGCCATGTTGATggcaatcacttcgtgcaagttttcCTATAtcctcattaccctgtaccacccatcatCATATGGTGGAGGCAAAATGCATCAGTCGAAGCACGCGGATAGACTCATCCTTATGAAGCATGTCTCCAATTGTGGCACGAAGTAATGGAGATAGATCCGTCGGGACAACGACCACAATTTGGCGAAAATATTGACcaaatttgtgtatttatttatattaatGTATTGTTTCTATATActcaattataattaaatgaagTTTGATTTTAGTTTGCATTATTGATTGTTCagagaaatataaagtaaatttaagtggattcaacatacataatttacttaaaaactcaaatatagaagtttaaaaaaaaaatgaaggacaaaaaaaaaagataatatattgagtccaaaaaaattatttaatttaaataacattatttcatatttaatattagacttgtttgatagatttcgtcgagtagattttaaaaatataaaatttattaaaaaaatatgtgaaaaataagttattaatatttaaaattttataaaaaaaaaaaaagaaaacggggggggggggggggggtgggggggggttTGTAAAAGGGGAAAGGGCGGGGCAGGGTCAGAACTCGGGTGATTAACAGCACCCAAAACATGGGTTCTGATTTGTTACTGGTAAAACCATTGGGGTTATCTCGTAATTTTCCCAAATTCTACTGTAGTACCTTAGAATAACATTCATTTCTCTCCCCCCGGCGAAAACTCAGAACGATAGGAAGGAGTCGTTTTCTTTCCCGTTGTGCCAACGCTCTTCGTTCTCAAGTTACTACTATTTGTTAAACCCCCAGAATTTAGTGCttttctctgtgtgtgtgagGGGTGTTTTCTAGTTCTAACAAAACAGTTAAGGGTTTTCTCTTATCAAATCAGATTTTTATCAGTCGACTGAAATTCTCGGGGACGTTTCATCTTAATTTGGAGCTTCTTTTGTTTTGTGGTAGCCAAGCCAACTAACTCTGTGTTCTTATTAATTCTGTCTGGGTGGGTGGGTGGTGTTTATCTGTTTGTCGATCGCTTGTGGGTTTGCTTTCTATTGTTATCAGGATAGAAACGAACAGAAAGATACGACTAGAAAGAGAACTAATCAACAGAAACAAATGGCTCTATTGCTTCTGAAGCCCATCTCTCATCTATCTTCAACACAAAGGTACGTTCCTTCTATCTTCCTCAGTTTCTATCTACTTCATAATAATCCCAATCCAATTTACTCTCGACgaccattttcttcttctcaaaaCTCGACCCTGGACCACGACGTCGAAAACGTGCTTCGCGTAATCACTACCTCTTCCTCCTCAATGGACATGAGACAATCATTAAAATCAAGCGGCGTTTTTCTTTCCAACGATTTGATCGATAGGGTTCTGAAAAGGGTTAGATTTAGTCACGGAAACCCACTACGAGCATTAGAGTTCTTCAATCTAACAGCTACCCGAAGAGGTTTTTATCACACCCCTTTCTCCTTGGACACAATGCTCTATATCTTAGGACGAAGTCGAAAATTTGATCTAATTTGGGAGCTTCTGTATGACATGAAGAGAAAAGACCAGTCTTTGATATCTCCGCGAACTGTTCAGGTTGTTTCAGCTAGAATAGCTAAGGTTTGTTCGGTTAGGCAGACGGTTGAGTCTTTTAGAAAGTTCCGAAAGCTCGTTCCGGAATTCAATACCGATTGTTTTAATGCATTGTTGAGGACTTTGTGTCAAGAGAAAAGCATGACAGATGCAAGAAATGTTTATCACAATTTGAAACATGAGTTCCAGCCAAATCTACGGACTTTTAACATACTCTTGTCCGGTTGGAAATCGCCAGAGGAAGCTGAGGGGTTCTTTCAAGAAATGAGGGAAATGGGTGTCAAACCTGATCTTGTGTCCTACAACTGTTTGATCGATGTGTATTGTAAAGGTAGAGAAATTGACAAAGCGTACAATTTAGTTGACGAAATGAGAGAGGAGAATATATGTCCTGACGTAATAACATATACTAGTATGATTGGGGGATTGGGGTTGGTTGGTCAGCCTGATAAATCTAGGTATGTTTTGAAAGAAATGAGGGAGTATGGATGTTATCCTGATGTAGCAGCATATAATGCTGTTATCAGGAACTTCTGCATTGCAAAGAGGATTGATGATGCATACAGTTTGATGCGTGAGATGGTGGGAAAAGGCTTGAGTCCGAATGCAACTACTTACAATGTGTTATTGAGGtcgtttttttggtcaaatgatTTGAGAAGCTCATGGAGTTTGTACCAGAGGATGAAGAAAACTGGGTGCCCACCAAACACACAATCTTGTTTGTTTCTAACAAGGTTGTTCAGGAGGCAGGAGAAGGTAGATATGGCACTTGAGCTCTGGAATGACATGGTGGAGAAGGGATTTGGGTCTTATATATTGGTGTCTgatgttttgtttgatttgcttTGTGATATGGGGAAGTTGGTGGAAGCAGAGCGGTGTTTCTTGCAGATGATGGAGAAGGGGCAAAGGCCAAGCAATGTTTCATTTAGGAGGATCAAGGTGCTTCTAGAATTGGCTAACAAGGAGGAAGTGCTGCGAAACTTATCGCAGAAGATAGCTGCTTTTGGTTCATCAATCCAAGTTTCGAAAAGTGATGATGGTTCACTAGATAAGTCAAGTTCAGACTTGCTTCCATGTTTTTATTTCgggtaaaaagaagaagcccCCTTACCACAGTAGGGGTTTGAGGTGCTATTGACTGCCAAGTCACCACAATAGTTTAGGCCAGTGTCTAATAGCTCCTTTTGTACTATAAACTACATGGAGCTTAGTGGAATGCTGTTTCACTCATTCCTCAATAACTGGTTCAAGAGGTGGGCATCTTAGAATCAGTTGTTTTTTTCCTACTATTTGTTCGATGTCAGAGAGGATTTAATTAGTCTCCTCAGCTTATCTGTATCTTTCTTTCGGATTCTTGGGAGATGATTGTTGGAATTCTTGGGAAAGTGCCCCTCTTTACAACACAAAGATCATACAGAAAGTGGCCGTGGGGTAGGGGATAGAGTTACGAGATGCGTTACATAACATTGGTCACGCCTATACAATGTCTATGTGCGGGGCATTTTGCAAAGTGCCTCAAGGCTGAAATATGGAAATAGGATCACCGTGCCATGAAAGCACTAAAATGGTAAGTATCCTTTTAGATAAGGAAAGAACTTCCCTGATGCACCTTTCGCAAATTTTGAATACATGACTTTCATGTTCACTACTTCCATTTGGGGTTCTTTACATATGTAACATACGTTATATGTCCACCAAAAATAAGAGTTGGTATAGAGTACATGACTTTCATGTTCACTACTTCCATTTGGGGTTCTTTACATATGTAACATACGTTATATGTCCACCAAAAATAAGAGTCGGTATATTTGCTTGTTATATTCAAAAAGACGAATTCTGCAATGGGTACTCAAGGTCTGTGTCCACAAATTTTGCTTTATCTCCCTATCTACGAGTAAATGACCGATGAGCATGGGTCAGGAAAATGACCTGATAAACCTCTCCATTGTCACAGATTTTTCCCAATAATTTATATCCCTCCATTATGCATTTAAACGTTTTCAAAATAGAGATGCTAAAAATTCCAAATTAGGGATAATGCATGGCATTTTGTAGTGGCTCTATCCAAAAAAATCCCTGCAAATAGTGAGTCCTCATTTGTTAATCATTGGCCGCTGTTCTTTAAATCCCAGCAAAAGAAGGCTGTTCTTTTTGCCCAACAGATTGCTTGCTCTGAAATCATTTTAGAAGGTGACTCATCAAAGGTTATTAATGATTATCAGATGCTCCAAGAATGTTTTGGCTCCCATTGAAATGATGTTGGAAGATACAAGCTTGCATCTGGAGTATACAGTCGTGAGGTGACGGGCACTTGGCCACTTGGGTAGCTCATTACATAGCTAAAAATGCTCGTTTTGTTTCGTGTTTAGATGTATGAAAAGACCTCTGGACTTTATCATGCCCTTACTTACAACAGATGTCCCGAGTTTCTAATGAAATTGTCGAtttcataattaaaaaaaaaatagagatgctAAAACATAAAATCTTTAACTTTTATACTTGGGTGGTCAACATTGCTTTCACAGTCCTGTAAATTGTTCATACAGTTAATATTCAAAAGCATATGGTCGCAGTATAATGTGCAACCATCAGACTTGCCCCGGTTTCACAGAACACCAATGAATATGGATCAATACAGAGTTGTCTGCTATAATGTTTTCTTGGCCAAGTATGCCAAACTACTCCCAAGTCTCATCTGCTCTTGCACTAAATTCATCCACTAAATCAGCCATTGCAATGAATTGTGATCTGATAGCCCACCATCATATATTCTCTGATGCTGAACCTGTCTTTTGCTAGCATTTTAGAATATAAACCTTCACAGCATATTTGTGCACAGAGGATGACAATGTATAAATGAGGAAGAGTGCAATGTACAAGTGAGGAAGACCAAATTTGCATGAATTATTCTTGAAACTACAGGAAACGAACAGCCATGTCTGCAACAGAAAGCTCGAAAGGTACAGGAggtaattaaaaaaagaagaagtcaaaaGAGATGTTAAAACCCTCTTAATTGCGACCTAGTAGGAAACCAAACTCATTGTCCAGCTGTCTATGCCTGCAAATGCAAATTACACACAACATAACAGAGAGATGAACATCAAAATCTCAAGGAGCAACTCAATATTGGCGTACTAAATTCAGGATGACGTAATCATGTGGATGAGAGTTCACCTTATTTGCAATGTTGTTTGAGAGCCAGTCCAGTCCTTCATACAGCCCTTCCCCAGAAGTAGCGCATGTGCTCTGGATATACCTACACCATCCAATACACCCCGTGAGATTCACACTGAATTGGGCACAGGTCACctttaatgagagagagagagagagagagagagagagagagagagagagagagagagagagagagagagagagacaacgaTTTATTTACCAGTGGCGTTGGCGGAGGGAGTGAAGGCCAAGCTTATCAGTTATCTCAGCAGCATTCATTGCATTTGGAAGATCTTGCTTGTTTGCAAATACCAGCAGTACAGCATCCCGCAACTCATCCTGCAAAAGGCCCATGCAGGGTTCTAATTATGAGAGGGCtcagaaatttgaaaaatgcaTAAACCTCCCAAATTGCAATCAATCACTACCCACAACTCAAGAGCTACTGTTCACATATGCACTCAACATATGAGATCACAAACTCCACTACCTCATTTAACATCCTGTGCAGCTCATCCCTTGCTTCAACCACACGATCTCGGTCATTGCTATCAACCACGAAGATAAGACCCTGAGTGTTTTGGAAGTAATGTCTCCACAAAGGTCGGATCTGAGAACGAAAACCATTGATAGTCATGCAATCAATCAACAGGGCAACACATGGCTTACGGCTAGTAAGTTCAAATTGAGTTCcatcaggaaaaaaaatcaaatcgagTTCTACAAGTATATCGAAGATGCTCGCCACAGCAAATGTGAATCGGAGATATTTAACCTAACTCCCAAGTCGATCTAAGAGAACTATATCAAATACGACAAAGCATAAATGAACCTACATACCTTATCTTGGCCACCAACATCCCAGACAGTAAAGCTAATGTTCTTATACTCCACAGTCTCCACATTAAATCCTGACCAGAAAATAGATCATTAACAGTGTATAGAAGAATCtagcaaaataaaaacaaaagttgCATAGAACAGACAGTAAACAAATAGCAGTCCCGTCATACATACAATAAAACTAGGGGAGAAGATATCCCAGTCAACAATCAAAACTATGGTTTCAACGACAAACTTTGAGGATGCCATGATCAACTCGCAGCAAATAATGCATGATTGACAAAGAGAATTTTACATTTGCGGCCAGCCTATTATACTTAAAGCTGTTTCAAATAAATAGGGTCAAAGTTTTTATAAGTAACAGTCTGCGTATAGAATAAAGCAGCACAGAAAGTAACAAAGTAGAGTAAAAACGTCAAACACTAACAGAATACATTGATGCtacaaacaacaaacaacaaacaacaaacaacaaacaacaaacaagAAGCAATGAAGTTTAACTTTAACTTCTTTTCACTTACCAATGGTTGGAATTGTGGTAACTATCTCTCCCAGCTTGAGCTTGTAAAGGATGGTAGTCTTACCAGCGGCATCAAGACCCACCATCAATATACGCATCTCTTTCTTCGCAAAAAGCCGACTGAAAAGCTTGGTGAAAGACAGCCCCATCTTTTCGTCTACAACTCCAACAGAACAGACATTAATAATCTCTATCAACCAGAAAATGCGGAACAATGTTCTAGAAATAGAAATTGCTTCTTTCTTAAATGTATCAAGAAACAAGAAACCCATATTTGTTTACCATGGAGTGCTGTTTTAATTTCAAGTTCTAAACTAGAAAAGTCCAAACAATGCTCTAGCAATGCCAATGGTTTTGAATAAACCACAAAACGCTGAGCAGTATTCTAGCAATGCAGTAGCAATACAGATTATTCCATTCATTGCATCGAAAAGACACATAGAGCCCATCAACACTCTTCAGGACAAGCATATAAAGTACACAAAATGATTAAAGGTGTGAACAGACATTTTCATATAATGTTGAACACTAGCACTAGAAGAGAAAAACATAACATCCAATAGCATAAACTCCTTTATGAACAATAACAAGAAAGAATTGGTATTAACCCTTATTTCTAAAGCAAATGATAAATGTTACGTTGACTCGATGAGTTGGGGTGTAATATCTGGTTGTCACTTCTCACACTTTTCAGACTACTAATTTTAGGATATGCAGACTTGGCAAAAAGAGAAGCAAAAAGCGTACAAGTATGGGAAAACTGTAGTCtatatccaaaataaaaaattcgtATAGGATATAAAAAATTGCAACACTAAATTGCAAAGGAAAATTAAGAACATGAACAATTTCACTATAATTCTGGTATTTTGGCAATGGTTTTACTCCAAATCCAAGTTtccatgaaaagaaaatgaataaataaaCTCAAAAGCATCTGTTTGGACA contains the following coding sequences:
- the LOC131304759 gene encoding putative pentatricopeptide repeat-containing protein At1g02420; translated protein: MALLLLKPISHLSSTQRYVPSIFLSFYLLHNNPNPIYSRRPFSSSQNSTLDHDVENVLRVITTSSSSMDMRQSLKSSGVFLSNDLIDRVLKRVRFSHGNPLRALEFFNLTATRRGFYHTPFSLDTMLYILGRSRKFDLIWELLYDMKRKDQSLISPRTVQVVSARIAKVCSVRQTVESFRKFRKLVPEFNTDCFNALLRTLCQEKSMTDARNVYHNLKHEFQPNLRTFNILLSGWKSPEEAEGFFQEMREMGVKPDLVSYNCLIDVYCKGREIDKAYNLVDEMREENICPDVITYTSMIGGLGLVGQPDKSRYVLKEMREYGCYPDVAAYNAVIRNFCIAKRIDDAYSLMREMVGKGLSPNATTYNVLLRSFFWSNDLRSSWSLYQRMKKTGCPPNTQSCLFLTRLFRRQEKVDMALELWNDMVEKGFGSYILVSDVLFDLLCDMGKLVEAERCFLQMMEKGQRPSNVSFRRIKVLLELANKEEVLRNLSQKIAAFGSSIQVSKSDDGSLDKSSSDLLPCFYFG
- the LOC131305415 gene encoding ADP-ribosylation factor isoform X2, coding for MGLSFTKLFSRLFAKKEMRILMVGLDAAGKTTILYKLKLGEIVTTIPTIGFNVETVEYKNISFTVWDVGGQDKIRPLWRHYFQNTQGLIFVVDSNDRDRVVEARDELHRMLNEDELRDAVLLVFANKQDLPNAMNAAEITDKLGLHSLRQRHWYIQSTCATSGEGLYEGLDWLSNNIANKA
- the LOC131305415 gene encoding ADP-ribosylation factor isoform X1 codes for the protein MGFKCDSWHLDQQLCELVILYSSDEKMGLSFTKLFSRLFAKKEMRILMVGLDAAGKTTILYKLKLGEIVTTIPTIGFNVETVEYKNISFTVWDVGGQDKIRPLWRHYFQNTQGLIFVVDSNDRDRVVEARDELHRMLNEDELRDAVLLVFANKQDLPNAMNAAEITDKLGLHSLRQRHWYIQSTCATSGEGLYEGLDWLSNNIANKA